In Ananas comosus cultivar F153 linkage group 10, ASM154086v1, whole genome shotgun sequence, the following proteins share a genomic window:
- the LOC109716018 gene encoding aquaporin TIP4-4 → MVKIALGHHQEAAEPDCVRAVAAEVILTFLFVFAGVAAAMAAGKMAGGTDTIMGLTAVALAHGLVVAAMIAAGLHISGGHLNPAVTLGLAVGGHITLFRSLLYVLAQLLGSALACLLLKYLTGGLDTPVHALAAGIGAFQGVLMEIVLTFSLLFSVYGTIVDPKKGCTAGLGPVLIGLVIAGNVLAGGPFSGASMNPARSFGPALASWNWTDHWVYWVGPIIGGGLGGLVYEHIFLVRTHQPLPRDDESF, encoded by the exons ATGGTGAAGATAGCACTCGGCCACCACCAGGAGGCGGCGGAGCCCGACTGCGTCCGCGCCGTGGCCGCCGAGGTGATCCTCACCTTCCTCTTCGTCTTCGCCGGTgtcgccgccgccatggccgcTG GAAAAATGGCGGGGGGAACAGACACGATCATGGGGCTGACGGCAGTGGCGCTAGCGCATGGGTTGGTGGTGGCGGCAATGATCGCGGCGGGGCTGCACATCTCCGGCGGCCACCTCAACCCGGCCGTGACGCTGGGCCTAGCCGTCGGCGGCCACATCACCCTTTTCCGATCCCTGCTGTACGTACTGGCGCAGTTGCTCGGCTCTGCCTTAGCCTGCCTGCTTCTCAAGTACCTCACCGGCGGTCTG GACACGCCAGTGCACGCCCTCGCGGCTGGAATTGGGGCCTTTCAAGGAGTTCTTATGGAGATAGTCCTCACTTTCTCGCTGCTCTTCTCCGTCTACGGCACGATTGTGGACCCTAAGAAGGGGTGCACCGCCGGGCTCGGCCCGGTGCTTATCGGGCTCGTCATCGCGGGCAACGTCTTAGCCGGCGGGCCGTTCTCGGGCGCGTCGATGAACCCGGCACGGTCCTTCGGGCCGGCCCTGGCTAGCTGGAACTGGACCGACCACTGGGTCTACTGGGTCGGGCCGATTATCGGCGGTGGGCTCGGCGGGTTGGTTTACGAGCACATATTTTTGGTTCGGACCCATCAACCTCTTCCAAGAGATGATGAGAGTTTCTGA
- the LOC109716651 gene encoding protein JINGUBANG-like, whose product MEHPDGRKTFWTYLQEEDHSCPLQTPRPGLLGRSLPRCPAVFLHDGHHRPLVPGRLPLPLDPLPSFPSFPPRPQTPPPPPXPRGSPVPALLAHGSSLFTAHSDHRVRLWSLSSPSPSPSTSSISSSSSSVHAKKTATLPARSPASFLAFFARRYRNHHHHHHQHPHKDAVSCLALYHAEGLLYTGSLDRTVKAWRLADGSCADSFPAHDAPLSAMLVDQADGCLFTAAADGSVKVWRRVLGGDGAHALISVLRFQQSPVNALALALAASARSTILYSGASDGYVNVWEKAAGSGRFDHAGFLQGHRFAVLCLAAVDCVVISGSEDTTIRVWRRREGPCGGGGGGLHACLAVIEGHRGPVRCMAATVEVEAEADHGVGLLLYTASLDRTVKVWRIKVMGKDEEDEVEDDDDDDDEDHDHDQGFRGAA is encoded by the exons ATGGAGCACCCGGACGGCCGGAAGACCTTCTGGACCTACCTGCAGGAAGAAGACCACAGCTGC CCCCTTCAGACCCCACGACCTGGCCTCCTCGGCCGCAGCCTCCCCCGATGCCCCGCGGTTTTCCTCCACGACGGCCACCACCGCCCCCTCGTCCCCGGCCGCCTGCCCCTCCCCCTGGACCCTCTCCCCTCTTTCCCCTCTTTCCCGCCACGGCCGCAGACACCGCCGCCCCCCCCTNCCCCCCGCGGCTCCCCCgtccccgccctcctcgcccaCGGCTCCTCCCTCTTCACCGCCCACTCCGACCACCGCGTCCGCCTCTGGtccctctcctccccctccccttctCCTTCCACCTCTTCcatatcctcctcctcctcctccgtccaCGCCAAGAAGACCGCCACCCTCCCCGCCCGATCCCCCGCCTccttcctcgccttcttcgccAGACGATACCgaaaccaccaccaccaccaccaccagcaCCCGCACAAGGACGCCGTCTCCTGCCTCGCCCTCTACCACGCCGAGGGCCTGCTGTACACGGGCTCCCTCGACCGCACGGTCAAGGCCTGGCGCCTCGCCGACGGCTCCTGCGCCGACTCCTTCCCCGCCCACGACGCCCCGCTCAGCGCCATGCTCGTCGACCAGGCCGACGGCTGCCtcttcaccgccgccgccgacggctCCGTCAAGGTCTGGCGCCGCGTcctcggcggcgacggcgcccaCGCCCTCATCTCCGTCCTCCGCTTCCAGCAGTCCCCCGTcaacgccctcgccctcgccctcgccgcttCCGCCCGCTCGACGATCCTCTACTCGGGCGCCTCCGACGGCTACGTCAACGTGTGGGAGAAGGCGGCCGGCTCGGGCCGGTTCGACCACGCCGGGTTCCTGCAGGGCCACCGCTTCGCGGTGCTGTGCCTCGCGGCGGTGGACTGCGTCGTGATCAGTGGGTCGGAGGACACCACGATACGCGTGTGGCGGCGCAGGGAGGGCCCctgcggcggaggcgggggGGGCCTCCACGCGTGCCTGGCGGTGATCGAGGGCCACCGGGGCCCCGTGCGGTGCATGGCGGCCACTGTCGAGGTGGAGGCCGAGGCGGATCACGGCGTGGGCCTGCTGCTGTACACCGCGAGCCTGGACCGGACGGTGAAGGTGTGGAGGATAAAGGTGATGGGTAAAGACGAAGAAGACGAAGTAGAagacgacgatgacgatgacgacgaaGACCACGACCACGACCAAGGCTTCAGAGGAGCCGCTTAG